GGGCCAAGGCTCGCAAAGTATTGGTATGGGAAAAGACTTTTACGAAAATTTTTCTACTGCTAAGTTACTTTTAAATGATGCTTGTAATGACACTGGCATTGATTACAAAGAGCTTTTATTTACACAAAACGATAAGTTAGATAAAACAGAATTTACTCAGCCAGCTATCGTCTTAAACTCGCTAATGACTTATTTGGCTTTTTCAAATTTTATTAAAGAAAAACCAGAATTTAGTCTTGGGCACTCACTTGGAGAATTTACCGCTCTTGCAGTTAGTGGAGCATTTAATTTTATTGATGCGATTAGGCTTGTGAATTTACGTGGTAAATTTATGCAAGAAGCCTGCGTTGGCAAAGATGCTGGCATGATGGTAGTTCTTGGACTTAGTGATGAAGTGGTTGAAGAAATTTGTAAAAAAGCAAGAGAAGAAGGTTTACAAAATTATGCTGCAAACTACAACTGCGATGGACAAATCGTTGTCGCTGGTGTAAGAGCTGATCTTGCTAGCTATGAAACAAAATTTAAAGAAGCTGGCGCAAAAAGAGCAATGCTTTTAAATATGTCGGTGGCAAGCCATTGTCCGATACTTGAACCAGCTAGTGTTAGGCTGGCAAGCGAGCTTGAGAGTACTTTGGCTACCAAATTTTCTCCAGTTGTCTCAAATGTAAATGCTAAAATTTATACCGATAAAAGCGAAGCACTAGTCCTACTAAAAGAGCAGCTAATAAAACCAGTTTGCTATAAACAAAGCATTAAAAACTATGAAAATGATGTTGATTGTTTTATCGAGCTTGGTGCTGCGACGTTAAAGGGCATCAATAAAAAAATTACTGAAAAGCCAACTTATAGTATTACTGATATGGCAAGTCTTGAAGAAGTTGTGAAAATTTTGGAGGAGAGATGATAGCGATACTAGGAGCTATGCAAGAAGAGATAACGCCGATCCTTGAAATGGTCGGTGAATATAAAACTATTCAATATGCAAATAATAAATTTTACTTAGCAAACTATAAAGGAAAAGAGCTAGTCATTGCCTATTCAAAGATAGGCAAAGTAAATGCAGCTATAACAGCAACTTTAATGGTAGAAAAATTTAAGGCCTCAAAGTTACTCTTTACCGGCGTAGCTGGCTCTCTTGATGAGAGTTTAAAAATAGGCGATATGCTTTATGCTACTAGCTTAGTACAACATGATCTTGATATTACGGCTTTTGGCCATCCTTATGGCTATGTGCCAGGCACAAGTATTTTTGTCAAAAGCGATGAAGGGCTAAATGAACTGGCAAAAAAGATAGCTGATAAAAAAGATATGAGCTTAAGTGCTGGTATTATTGCAACCGGAGATCAGTTTATCTGCGATAATGAAAAGAAAGTTTGGATTAAAAAGATATTTAATGCGAGCGTTACCGAGATGGAAGGTGCTAGCGTTGCACTAGTTTGCGAAACACTTGGTGTGCCATTTTTTATACTAAGAGCTATCAGCGATGGAGCTGGTGATGCAGCAGAGTTTGACTTTGATAAATTTTTGCAAGATTCAGCAAATGTTAGTGCAAAATTTATACTTGAAATGGTAGAAAATTTATGATAGAGCTTAGTAAAAGGCTTCTTAGGCAAGTTGGTCAGACAAATGCCAGATACAAGATGATAGAGGGCGGAGATAAGATCTTGCTTGGTCTTAGCGGTGGTAAAGATAGCCTCGCACTCGCTCACGTACTAAAGCATATCCAAAACGTCACACCTGAGAAATTTGAGTTTAAAGCAGTAACACTAAGCTACGGCATGGGTGAGGACTACGCTTATCTTACGAAGCATTGCAATGAGCACGGAATAGAGCATGAAGTAATAGATAGCTCAATCTTTGAAATTTCAAAAGAGAAAATCCGTAAGAATTCTAGTTTTTGTAGTTTCTTTTCTCGTATGAGAAGAGGTTATCTTTATACTTACGCCTTAAAGCATGGTTTTAATAAACTTGCGATTGCTCATCATTTAGACGATGCAGTGGAGAGCTTTTTTATGAACTTTACATATAATGGTGCACTAAGGACGCTTGCTCCAAAATATACTGCAAAAAATGGTATCACGATTATTAGGCCATTTATCTTCGTTCGCGAGAGACAGCTTCGCGAAAATGCTATCAAAAATGAATTAAGAGTTATCGGTGATGAAGCATGTCCTGCAATGAGATTTGACGTAAAGATGCCGCATGCTAGATATGAAACCAAACAGCTTTTAGCGACTTTAGAAAAAGAAAATCCAAAACTTTTTACTTCGCTAAAAGCAGCATTTGAAAATATCCATACTGATACTTTTTTTGCTCTCAATAGCAGTAGTGAAGAGTAAAATTTTACTTGCTTTTTGGGACTAATCCCAAAAAGCAAGCTATAAATATTTCTATTTTAATCTTCTTTTTAAAAATTTTTGCCTTTGGTTATAATTTTATAACTTAGAAAATTTAAGCTTAAAAAAATAGTCATGTGTTTTAAACATTAAGAAATAGCTATTTAAAATAGCAAGCTATAGCCTAAAGTCCATCAAGTAAAATTTTATAAAGTCGGTTTATCTCATCGTCATTTAGCTCGATCGTGCTTTTTGTATCAAACAAATTTTTGATCTTGCTAGTGTCAAATTCGCTCCTGTCAAGGCAGTGCTTATGAGAGGGCAAAAAGCCACGAGTTAGGCAAAGCTCGTTTTCTATCTCCTCATCGCAGATAAAGCACTCAAGCTCGCTGTGAAGCCTACCTTCATACTCTAAAATTTTAGCGTAGCTTTCGATGATAAGGCGCTTTGGATTTTGTAGCTGCATCTGTTTGGCGCAGCGATCAAGCTCGTTAAAATAAATTTCATCGAGCTGCTCGACCTCTTTTAGATGATCATAAAGTAGGCGCATGAACTGCTGCCAAATAATGAGTTTGTCGCGCTCTAGCAGCCATTTAAAGCCAAGATGAAGTATGCTTCTAAGCTTTGGTAGAAATTTTGCCTCTTGCTCTAGCTCAAAGTCGATCTTGTAGCCGGTCATGATATTTGAGTGGCGTGCGCCAAAAAATCTATATGACTTTACGAGCAAATTTGGCGTTAGCACAAAGACTAAAAGGTCCTCGTCTCTGACCTTTTGCACGCGCAGGATATAGCCTTGCATCTAGGCAAAAAACTCCCTTATACGCTCTCTCATCGCTGTCACATCTTTGATGAAATTTATATTGTTTCTAAAGGTTGTTGCACCGTCGATGCCTTTGCTGTATTGATGTAAGTGTTTTCTAAATATGCAAAGTCCGTGCTCACCGTAGTGCTCAATCATCGCATCAAAGTGAGCTAGGATGATCTTTTGTTTTAGCGCCTTATCCACGCTACTTTTGGTCTT
This genomic interval from Campylobacter concisus contains the following:
- the fabD gene encoding ACP S-malonyltransferase, with protein sequence MKKFAFVFAGQGSQSIGMGKDFYENFSTAKLLLNDACNDTGIDYKELLFTQNDKLDKTEFTQPAIVLNSLMTYLAFSNFIKEKPEFSLGHSLGEFTALAVSGAFNFIDAIRLVNLRGKFMQEACVGKDAGMMVVLGLSDEVVEEICKKAREEGLQNYAANYNCDGQIVVAGVRADLASYETKFKEAGAKRAMLLNMSVASHCPILEPASVRLASELESTLATKFSPVVSNVNAKIYTDKSEALVLLKEQLIKPVCYKQSIKNYENDVDCFIELGAATLKGINKKITEKPTYSITDMASLEEVVKILEER
- a CDS encoding 5'-methylthioadenosine/adenosylhomocysteine nucleosidase — protein: MIAILGAMQEEITPILEMVGEYKTIQYANNKFYLANYKGKELVIAYSKIGKVNAAITATLMVEKFKASKLLFTGVAGSLDESLKIGDMLYATSLVQHDLDITAFGHPYGYVPGTSIFVKSDEGLNELAKKIADKKDMSLSAGIIATGDQFICDNEKKVWIKKIFNASVTEMEGASVALVCETLGVPFFILRAISDGAGDAAEFDFDKFLQDSANVSAKFILEMVENL
- a CDS encoding tRNA 2-thiocytidine biosynthesis TtcA family protein, producing the protein MIELSKRLLRQVGQTNARYKMIEGGDKILLGLSGGKDSLALAHVLKHIQNVTPEKFEFKAVTLSYGMGEDYAYLTKHCNEHGIEHEVIDSSIFEISKEKIRKNSSFCSFFSRMRRGYLYTYALKHGFNKLAIAHHLDDAVESFFMNFTYNGALRTLAPKYTAKNGITIIRPFIFVRERQLRENAIKNELRVIGDEACPAMRFDVKMPHARYETKQLLATLEKENPKLFTSLKAAFENIHTDTFFALNSSSEE
- the recO gene encoding recombination protein RecO encodes the protein MQGYILRVQKVRDEDLLVFVLTPNLLVKSYRFFGARHSNIMTGYKIDFELEQEAKFLPKLRSILHLGFKWLLERDKLIIWQQFMRLLYDHLKEVEQLDEIYFNELDRCAKQMQLQNPKRLIIESYAKILEYEGRLHSELECFICDEEIENELCLTRGFLPSHKHCLDRSEFDTSKIKNLFDTKSTIELNDDEINRLYKILLDGL